Proteins from a genomic interval of Nitrososphaerales archaeon:
- a CDS encoding winged helix-turn-helix domain-containing protein: MEDISKVLNALGNFARLRIIKMLSETKRPLHIKAVSRGLKLEYTSVYRHIEVLRRNKLVETFSVGRSKVVTLCKPNLIKNILNESKKIMEE; encoded by the coding sequence CTCAAAAGTTCTTAATGCGTTAGGGAACTTTGCAAGGCTTCGAATAATCAAGATGTTATCAGAAACGAAAAGACCTTTACACATCAAAGCCGTGTCACGAGGATTAAAGTTAGAATATACTTCGGTCTATCGCCACATCGAAGTTCTGAGAAGGAATAAGTTGGTAGAGACATTTTCAGTAGGTAGATCAAAGGTCGTCACACTTTGTAAGCCAAATTTAATCAAAAATATTTTGAATGAAAGTAAGAAGATTATGGAAGAATAA
- a CDS encoding B12-binding domain-containing radical SAM protein — protein MVKIVLTTDRTLMSEYRHVPLLQFLGCAPTQVPKFIFDYLAPSIPHNDGIVLFAPYSLRKVESALLRSYAQKDIVVVHPNYIHRFIDTDTKIVGISTMDPLGLGPLTMMFTLGGLYTSYTKKAFLDLMYSITRIKRSLNGKFKVVVGGPGAWQIELKREIMKKLGIDHLVLGEVDTVAHKIFNDIENDDADEIIKVSVTNDAESIPCIVNPSMHGMVEVMRGCGRNCEFCDVNLRRVKYFDSKKVVTEILVNVKAGVGRVWAHSEDIFSYKIENRRDFMPNRDAIWNLFEAIMATPGVYHCNPTHGTISPVAADPQMIVKLSKILRAGPNHWIGIQSGLETGSPTLMRKYMPSKAKPFSADEWDEVVYEGTKILNENYWFPAYTIILGLPNETEEDCWDTIRLIDRMEKKLPEELGEKAHFTVTPLSFVPIGALKDKEFFNVSEGLNEARWCVIYRSWRHLALEAEQYLPRILRSNPLQSFILNSLANFGVRIVLWCIKRFGEKLGFDPEKALRVS, from the coding sequence TTGGTTAAGATCGTTTTAACTACGGATAGAACTTTGATGAGTGAATATCGGCACGTACCTTTATTACAATTTTTAGGTTGCGCTCCGACACAAGTACCTAAATTTATCTTCGATTATCTGGCCCCATCGATTCCACATAATGATGGAATAGTCTTATTCGCACCATACTCCTTAAGGAAGGTAGAGAGCGCACTCCTTAGAAGTTACGCACAGAAGGATATCGTTGTAGTCCATCCAAATTATATTCATAGATTCATCGATACCGATACCAAGATAGTCGGAATCTCAACGATGGATCCTTTAGGCCTCGGTCCTTTAACGATGATGTTCACGTTAGGAGGATTATACACTTCATACACCAAGAAGGCTTTCCTCGATCTGATGTACTCTATTACTCGCATAAAAAGGAGTTTGAATGGAAAGTTCAAGGTAGTGGTAGGAGGTCCGGGAGCATGGCAGATCGAGTTAAAGAGAGAGATTATGAAGAAATTGGGTATAGATCACTTAGTTTTAGGCGAAGTCGATACCGTAGCTCATAAAATCTTTAACGATATTGAAAATGATGATGCTGACGAAATCATTAAAGTTAGTGTTACCAACGATGCTGAAAGCATACCATGCATCGTTAATCCGAGTATGCATGGTATGGTGGAGGTTATGCGTGGTTGCGGTAGGAATTGTGAATTTTGTGATGTAAATCTGAGGCGAGTAAAGTACTTTGATAGTAAGAAAGTAGTTACGGAAATCCTGGTAAATGTGAAAGCAGGTGTTGGAAGGGTATGGGCACATAGTGAAGATATATTTTCATACAAGATCGAGAATCGTCGTGATTTTATGCCCAATCGAGATGCGATATGGAACCTCTTCGAAGCGATAATGGCCACCCCTGGTGTATATCACTGCAACCCCACCCACGGTACGATATCTCCAGTCGCTGCAGATCCTCAAATGATCGTAAAGTTATCCAAGATCCTTAGAGCAGGGCCGAACCATTGGATCGGGATACAATCGGGTTTAGAGACTGGCTCACCAACACTTATGCGCAAGTATATGCCTTCAAAAGCGAAACCATTTAGTGCAGATGAATGGGATGAAGTAGTATATGAAGGGACGAAGATCCTTAATGAGAATTATTGGTTCCCAGCGTATACTATAATCCTCGGTCTACCGAATGAAACAGAGGAAGATTGTTGGGATACGATACGCCTCATAGATCGTATGGAGAAGAAATTGCCAGAAGAGTTGGGCGAGAAGGCTCACTTCACCGTAACTCCACTGAGCTTTGTACCTATAGGCGCTCTTAAGGATAAAGAATTCTTCAATGTGAGTGAGGGGTTAAATGAGGCGAGGTGGTGTGTAATCTATCGATCGTGGAGGCACCTTGCTCTAGAAGCGGAGCAATACCTCCCGAGAATCTTAAGGAGCAATCCTCTTCAAAGCTTTATTTTAAACTCACTTGCAAACTTCGGTGTAAGAATCGTATTATGGTGTATTAAGAGGTTTGGAGAAAAGTTAGGTTTCGATCC